The following coding sequences are from one Biomphalaria glabrata chromosome 8, xgBioGlab47.1, whole genome shotgun sequence window:
- the LOC106074324 gene encoding protein phosphatase methylesterase 1-like isoform X1: MEKDLMKKKFGLPPLPNLGSGPPGKRNMIRKKDYSPVYWDKYFDHKKDLVTSTGDTFRIYEKGSEGPVLFFLHGGGFSALSWALLSTHVTTLVKCRCVAVDLRGHGDSVTSDDTNLSAEQMSSDVGNIIHSLYNDDPPPVILVGHSMGGAIAVHTAVRHLVSTLIGLAVIDVVEGTALEALTSMQSFLRGRPRTFESMDKAIEWAVRSGQILNLESARVSMVGQLKSESSNETGAEELEHQHVSCSDTIEEEEDEDKASQASTVGQFKKPADPQSMSTHRYTWRIDLSKTEKFWQGWFEGLSQKFLSCEAPKMLILAGPDRLDKDLTIGQMQGKFQMNLLPQCGHAVHEDVPDRVADVLANFMIRHRVAEAIGNFERSVPGC; this comes from the exons atggaaaaagatttgatgaaaaaaaaattcggtcTTCCTCCACTACCAAATTTGGGCTCTGG tcCTCCAGGAAAAAGAAACATGATACGTAAAAAAGATTACAGCCCTGTCTACTGGGACAAGTACTTTGATCATAAGAAGGACTTAGTAACCTCCACTGGTGAT ACTTTCAGAATATACGAAAAAGGTAGTGAAGGACCTGTTTTATTCTTTCTGCATGGAGGAGGATTCTCTGCATTGTCTTGGGCACTTTTATCA ACTCATGTTACTACATTAGTCAAGTGCAGATGTGTGGCTGTAGATTTGAGAGGTCATG GAGACAGTGTGACAAGTGATGATACCAATTTAAGTGCTGAACAAATGtcaag TGATGTTGGAAACATCATTCACAGTCTCTACAATGATGACCCCCCTCCTGTCATTCTAGTTGGACACAG CATGGGAGGAGCCATTGCAGTTCACACTGCTGTCAGACATCTTGTATCCACATTGATAGGCCTGGCAGTCATTGACGTTGTTGAAG GGACAGCCTTGGAAGCCCTAACAAGCATGCAGTCATTTTTGAGGGGGAGGCCAAGAACATTTGAGTCCATGGATAAAGCAATTGAATGGGC TGTTCGAAGTGGACAGATACTGAACCTAGAATCGGCACGCGTTTCTATGGTTGGCCAGCTGAAAAG TGAATCTTCTAATGAAACGGGGGCAGAAGAGTTGGAGCATCAGCATGTTAGCTGCAGTGACACCATTGAGGAGGAAGAGGATGAAGATAAAGCTTCCCAGGCATCTACTGTGGGCCAGTTTAAGAAGCCTGCAGATCCACAGTCTATGAGT ACTCACAGATACACCTGGAGAATAGACTTATCAAAGACTGAAAAGTTTTGGCAAG GATGGTTTGAAGGATTGTCCCAAAAGTTTTTATCCTGTGAGGCACCAAAAATGCTGATCTTGGCGG GCCCAGACAGACTGGACAAAGATCTGACCATTGGACAAATGCAAG gAAAGTTTCAAATGAACTTGCTACCTCAATGTGGCCATGCAGTACATGAAGACGTGCCAGATAGG GTTGCTGATGTCCTGGCCAATTTTATGATCAGACATCGTGTTGCAGAAGCCATTGGTAACTTTGAAAG ATCAGTTCCAGGTTGTTAA
- the LOC106074324 gene encoding protein phosphatase methylesterase 1-like isoform X2 has protein sequence MIRKKDYSPVYWDKYFDHKKDLVTSTGDTFRIYEKGSEGPVLFFLHGGGFSALSWALLSTHVTTLVKCRCVAVDLRGHGDSVTSDDTNLSAEQMSSDVGNIIHSLYNDDPPPVILVGHSMGGAIAVHTAVRHLVSTLIGLAVIDVVEGTALEALTSMQSFLRGRPRTFESMDKAIEWAVRSGQILNLESARVSMVGQLKSESSNETGAEELEHQHVSCSDTIEEEEDEDKASQASTVGQFKKPADPQSMSTHRYTWRIDLSKTEKFWQGWFEGLSQKFLSCEAPKMLILAGPDRLDKDLTIGQMQGKFQMNLLPQCGHAVHEDVPDRVADVLANFMIRHRVAEAIGNFERSVPGC, from the exons ATGATACGTAAAAAAGATTACAGCCCTGTCTACTGGGACAAGTACTTTGATCATAAGAAGGACTTAGTAACCTCCACTGGTGAT ACTTTCAGAATATACGAAAAAGGTAGTGAAGGACCTGTTTTATTCTTTCTGCATGGAGGAGGATTCTCTGCATTGTCTTGGGCACTTTTATCA ACTCATGTTACTACATTAGTCAAGTGCAGATGTGTGGCTGTAGATTTGAGAGGTCATG GAGACAGTGTGACAAGTGATGATACCAATTTAAGTGCTGAACAAATGtcaag TGATGTTGGAAACATCATTCACAGTCTCTACAATGATGACCCCCCTCCTGTCATTCTAGTTGGACACAG CATGGGAGGAGCCATTGCAGTTCACACTGCTGTCAGACATCTTGTATCCACATTGATAGGCCTGGCAGTCATTGACGTTGTTGAAG GGACAGCCTTGGAAGCCCTAACAAGCATGCAGTCATTTTTGAGGGGGAGGCCAAGAACATTTGAGTCCATGGATAAAGCAATTGAATGGGC TGTTCGAAGTGGACAGATACTGAACCTAGAATCGGCACGCGTTTCTATGGTTGGCCAGCTGAAAAG TGAATCTTCTAATGAAACGGGGGCAGAAGAGTTGGAGCATCAGCATGTTAGCTGCAGTGACACCATTGAGGAGGAAGAGGATGAAGATAAAGCTTCCCAGGCATCTACTGTGGGCCAGTTTAAGAAGCCTGCAGATCCACAGTCTATGAGT ACTCACAGATACACCTGGAGAATAGACTTATCAAAGACTGAAAAGTTTTGGCAAG GATGGTTTGAAGGATTGTCCCAAAAGTTTTTATCCTGTGAGGCACCAAAAATGCTGATCTTGGCGG GCCCAGACAGACTGGACAAAGATCTGACCATTGGACAAATGCAAG gAAAGTTTCAAATGAACTTGCTACCTCAATGTGGCCATGCAGTACATGAAGACGTGCCAGATAGG GTTGCTGATGTCCTGGCCAATTTTATGATCAGACATCGTGTTGCAGAAGCCATTGGTAACTTTGAAAG ATCAGTTCCAGGTTGTTAA